In the Acidobacteriota bacterium genome, CATGAAGGACAAAGCCTTCGCGCGGGCCGTCCCGCGTGAGGACCTGGTGAAAGGCGCCGCCGAGATCGGGCTGCCGCTTGAAACCCACATCACAAACGTCATCGAGTTTCTGAAACCGCAGGCCGACGCGCTCGGGCTGCGCGGCACGTTATGATGCCCGCTGTCGAACTGACAGCGGTGCCTGTCCGTATACGACACTGACTCATGGCCGACACTCCACCAGCGGTGATCCTTGACCGCGTCACCGTTATTTACGGCAAGAACCGCGCGCTGCGGGATGTGAGCGCCGTGTTTCCGGCCGGCGCGGTCGGACTGCTGGGGCCAAACGGGGCCGGCAAAAGCACGATGCTCAAGGCGCTGCTGGGGTTCATCGAACCCACCAGCGGCCGACTCGAAGTGCTCGGGATGAACGTGGCCGAGAAGCCGCTCGAGGTGCGGGCGCGCCTGGGATACATGCCCGAGACCGACGGTCACATTCCCGGCATGAACGCGGTGACGTTTGTCGCCTACTGCGCACAACTGGCCGGGCTGCCCAAAGCCGACGCCATGCAGCGGGCCCACGAAACGCTGTTTTATGTCGGCCTGGGCGAGGCGCGTTATCGCAACCTCGAAACCTATTCCACAGGCATGAAGCAGCGCATCAAGCTGGCACAGGCGCTGGTGCACGACCCCGACCTGGTCTTCCTCGATGAGCCCACCAACGGCATGGACCCCAAGGGCCGCGAGGAGATGCTCGAACTGATTCGCGACATTGCCCACAACAAGGGGATCAACCTGATCCTGTCGTCGCACCTCCTCCCCGACGTGGAATACACCTGCGACCACGTGGTGGTGCTCGACAAGGGCACGGTGGCGACGTTCGGGCCGATCGAGGAACTCAAAGGCCCGTCGGGCCGCGTCTACGAAGTGCGCGTCAAAGGCGACCTCGCGCCCTTCATCGTCGCGCTTCATGCCGTCGGGATGGAATGCCGGGAGACTGACGAGGACGTGATGCGCGTCTTTGTGCCGGGCGCGCTCACACGCCCCGGCGGCGACCAACAGAATATCTGCGCCGTGGCGGGGCAGGTGCGCGTGCAGGTCCGGCACCTCAAGACCAGCCTGCCCACGCTTGAAGACGTGTTCGCGCGCGCGATAGGTGAACTATGAGTCCCATTCACGACCAGTCCTATCGCCGGTATGCGGGCACCCGTCTGCCTGTCGGGCGCAACTGGGGTGTGATCGCCAGTCACGGCATCCGGGCCATGGTCGAGAAGCGGCCATTTCTGGCGCTCATGCTCTTTGCCTGGATCCCCTTCATCGTCCGTCTGGTGCAGCTCTACATTGTGGCGAACTACCCACAGGCTGGCGCGATCATTTCCGTGAACCCTGCGATGTTCCGTGAGTTCCTGGACCAGCAGGGTGTGTTTGTCTTCTTCACCACCATCTATGTTGGCGCGGGACTCATCGCCGCCGACCGGCGCGCCAACGCCCTGCAGATCTACCTGTCGAAGCCACTGCTGCGCATGGAGTACATCGGCGGGAAGTTGCTGGTGCTGGTCTCGTTCCTGCTGGCTGTCACGCTGCTTCCGGCGCTGCTGCTGATCCTGATGCAAGTGGCGTTCTCAGGCACGCTGGAGTTCGTCCGCAACAACTTCTTCGTCATTCCCGCCGTGGTGCTCGCGTGCTTCGTGCAGGTCATCGTGGCGTCGTTCACCATGCTGGCGCTCTCGTCGCTCTCGAAGAGCACCCGGTATGTGTCGCTGCTTTACACCGGCGCCATCTTCTTTACCGAGGCGCTGTTCAACACACTGCGCATGATCACCGGCTCCACGCGCGTCGCCTGGATCTCCATCACGGCCAACCTGCAGCAGGTCATCGATGCCATGTTCAGGATGCCGGCGAGATATGAAACACCGGTGCTGGTGTCTGCCCTTGTGCTGCTCGCCCTCGTGGCGGTGTCGGTCTCCGTCCTCGAACGGCGGGTGAAAGGCGTCGAGGTGGTCTCGTGAGCGCGCCCATTGTGGCCGCCGACCACCTCTCGAAGTGGTACGGCCAGGTCATCGGCCTCAACGACGTCACCGTATCGGTGCCTCCGGGCATCACCGGTCTTCTTGGTCCCAACGGCGCCGGCAAGAGCACGTTCATGAAGCTCATCACCGGCCAGCTTCGCCCCAGCAAGGGTGAAGTGACCGTGTTGGGTGAACCGATCTGGAAGAACCCGAAGCTCTACTTCCGCGTCGGGTTTTGTCCTGAGCAGGACGCCTTCTACGAGCGCATGACGGGCCTCGAATGGGTCAGCGCGTTGGTGCGCTTGAACGGATATTCAGAAAAAGAAGCCGGTCAGGCGGCCGAGGCGGCGCTCACCAGCGTGGACTTGATGGAGGCCGCCAACAAGAAGATTGGCGCGTACAGCAAGGGCATGCGGCAGCGCGTCAAGCTCGCGCAGGCCATTGTGCACGACCCGGAAATGCTCATCCTCGACGAACCGCTGTCGGGCATGGATCCGCTGGCCCGGCGCAGAACGATGAAGATGATCCGGGAGTGGGCGCGTCAAGGGAAGAGTGTCCTGGTATCGAGTCACATCCTCCATGAAGTGGAGTCGATGACGTCGAACATCCTGCTCATCAACAACGGGCGCATCCTGGCCGAGGGCAACGTCCACCAGATTCGCGATCTCATCGACACACATCCGCATACGGTGTACGTGAAGGCCGCAGACCCGCGAGGCCTGGCGCGCGAGTTCCTGTCGCGCGCCGATGTGATCAGCATGCGGTTCGAGCCAGGCGCGGTGATTGTGGAAACCGGAAAACCCGACGAGTTCTACAGCCGGCTCACGGAGCTGGTGGCCGAGGGCGCCTGTGGCGCCGTCGAGGAAGTCTCGTCGCCTGACGACAACCTCCAGGCCGTCTTCAAGTATCTGGTGAAGCAGTGAGCGTCCCCATGCAGACAGCCCCTCCTCGTCAGGCACCTGGCTTTGTATCGGCGTCACTGCGCGTGTTCGAACTGTCGCTGGGCGAGATGTTGTGGTCGCGCCGCACCATCTTCATGGGGCTCGTGGTGGGCCTTCCCGTGGTGCTGGCGCTGGTCGTTCGCTTGTTCGATCTGGCCGGGGTCAGCGGGGTCAGAGTCAACAACATGGCCGTGGATGGCCCGGCGGTGTTTGGCCTGATCATCTGGGCGTTCTTTGTGCGGTTCAGCATTCCCGTGCTCGGCGTGTTTTACGGCACGTCCCTCATCGCCGACGAAGTGGAAGACAAGACCATCACGTACCTGTTTTCGCGGCCCATCTCGCGGCAAGCGGTGTTGTACGGCAAGTACCTGGCCTACCTGGTCTGCACCGTGATGGTGGTGCTGCCCTCCATCGTGCTGGTGTGGCTGCTGGTCATTCCGATGGGCGGAAGCCTGGGCGGCAATTTCATCGACCTGGTCAAAGACCTGGCCATCGTCGCGACGGGCCTGGCGGTGTATGGGGCGGTGTTTGCCTTTATTGGCGCCAAGTTCAAGCGCCCCCTGCTGGTGGGCCTGGTGTTTGTGTTCGGCTGGGAGCCGGTGGTGCTGGCGCTGCCCGGCTATATGAAGCAGTTCTCGGTGGCGTACTACCTGCAGGGTTTTGTGCCGCACGCGATGCCGAACGACTCATTTGCCAGTCTGGTTCAGTCCATCTTCCGCGAGACGCCCGCCCTGGGCACGAGCCTGGTCACTTTGGGGCTGATCGAGGTGGTATTCTTGTATTTTGCGGCCAGAATCGTGGCAAATCGGGAGTACGTGCTGGAACAGTAGGTCACCAGACCCCGTATTGGTGCTTAGAGGTATCGCCGATGAACAAGCGCACTCGCTATTTTGTGGTTGGTTCGGTCGCCATTGTCGCCGTGGGCCTGTGCACGGGGCTGGTGGCGTTCTACAACGGGGGCATGACCCTGATGTCGGCGGCGCAGGGCCCCAGCGAACTGGCGTACCTGCCGGCGAACGCCACTGCCGTGGCCTACGCCAACGTTCGCGACGTGATGAATTCGGAGTTCCGCCAGAAGCTCAATCAGGCGATTCCGACCGGCGAAGGCCGTGACGAATTCCTCAAAGAGACCGGCATCGATATCGAGCGCGACATCGACACGGTAGTGGCCAGCATGAGCGCCGCCGAAAAAGAAGCGGTCGTTCTGGTGCGCGGGCGATTCAACGAAGGACAGATTGAGTCGCTGCTTCGCCAGGGTACCGGCGACGTGGAGCAGTATCAGGGGATTCGCGTCGTCACGGGAGCGCCCAAGCCCCCCGCGATGATGGACGGCGCCGACGGCACGATGCCGCGCGATATCGCGAACCCAGGCGAACACACCATGTCAGTGGCGTTCCTTGAGACCGGGCTCCTGGCCATCGGCCAGACGGCCGCAGTCAAGCGCGCGATTGACTCCAAGGTGTCGGGCCAGAACGTCACCACCAACGGCGAACTGATGAAGTACGTCAACGACATCCGCGGCGGCCAGAGCGCATGGGCCGTGGGCCGCATGGACGCGATGAAACAGCAGGCCGAAATCCCCGAGCAGGTCCTGCAGCACATGCCGGCCGTGCAGTGGGTGGCGCTGACTACGCAGATCAACGGCGGCGTGACCGGTTCCATCCGTGCCGACACGCTGGACGATGCTGCGGCCGAGAACCTTCGCGATGTCATCCGTGGCGGGCTCGCCATGGGGCGTCTGGTGTCTGGCCAGGATCAGAAGTTCAAGATGTTGCTGGATTCGCTCCAGATGTCGGGCACGGGCAAGACGGTGGCGCTCACGTTCTCGGTCTCACCCGAGATGGTGGATGTGCTGGCCGGACTCGCGCAGCTCTCAGACATGCAGCCCAAGCCGGCGACCACGCCGGAGGCCGGGAAGATTCAGTAAGACCTTCAGCCGGAAGGCTGACGGGCCCGGGTGGTTCCTTCCAGGAATCGCCCGGGCCTTTTGTTTTTGGTAGACTCTGGCCACCCGTGAAAACCTGCGTGTTCTTTTATGGCACCCTCATGGCCGGTTTTGATCGCCGGCGCCGTGCCGGGATTGATGATCGGTTGACGTACCTCGGCCGAGGCTGGGTGAAGGGGAATCTGTACGATTTGGGCCTGTACCCGGCAGCGGTGCCGGCTGAGGGCGGCCGTATCTGGGGCGAACTGTACGAGACGGATGCCCCTGAACCGGTGCTTGCCGCACTCGACGCGCTCGAGGGGTATCACCATGGAGATCCCGACCGGTCGCTGTATCAGCGGCAGATGGTGGCGGTGACGCTTCCGCAGGGGGCCACCGTGGATTCCTGGGTGTACTTCTACAACGCGCCCATCGGCCAGGCCTCCCGCATCCCGTCGGGCGATTACCTGGAACACTTCAAGCACCGATAGCACCCAGCACACATCAGCAGCACCCAGCAGTTCCCCAGCGGTATGATCGGTGCTTATGTCTGTCGTCATCGTGGGCGCAGCCCGCACACCCATCGGCCGCTATGGCGGCACTCTTCGCCAAACCCATCCCGCTGATCTCGGTGCTCGCGCCGCGAAGGCCGCACTCGAGCGCGCCAACGTCCCACCGGGGGATGTTGACGAAGCTATGTTTGGCCACGGCCGACAGGCCGGCTCGGGACCGAACCCGGCCAGGCAGGTGTGCCAGCGCGCGGGCCTGCCGTTCACGGTGCCTGCTCAGACCATCAACCAGGCGTGCGCATCGGGGATGCAGACCGTCGCCCTTGGAGCGCAGGCGATCCTGCTGGGCCAGTCGCGCATCGTGCTGGCAGGCGGCATCGAGTCCATGAGCCGGATGCCGTACCTGGTGGATGCCGAAGACGCCCGGTGGGGTCACAAGATGGGGAACTTCACGCTGGTGGACGCCATGTATCGCGATGGCTTCCGCTGCTCGCTGTCGGGCCTCATCATGGGAGAGACTGCGGAGCTTCTGGCGCGCCAGTACGGCATCACGCGCGAGGAATCAGATGCGTTCGCGCTTGAGAGCCAGCGCAAAGCCGAAGCCGCGATCGGGGCGGGCCGTTTCAAGGACGAGATGACGTCGGCCCCCGGCCAGGACGCGAAGGGCAAGCCGGTGGAGCTTGAGGCGGACGAACATCCGCGTGCCGGCGTCACCCTCGAGATGCTTGGAAAACTGCCGCTGGTGTTTCCGACCGTGGAAGGGCAGACCGGCATCATTACCGCCGGCTCGTCATCGGGGATTACTGACGGAGGCGCAGCGGTGGTGCTGGCCCACGCAGACGAAGCGAAGCAGCGCGGCCTGAAGCCACTCGCCCGCATCGTCGGCTGGGCCACGGCAGGTGTTGACCCACGCATCATGGGCATCGGTCCCGTTCCCGCAGTCCGGCGCCTCTTCGCGCAGACGGGGCTGACCATGGATGATTTTGACCTGGTCGAGATCAACGAGGCCTTTGCGCCGCAAGTGCTGGCCGTGTTGAAAGACATGCCGGTTCCTGCCGACCGGCTCAACGTCAACGGCGGCGCCATCGCCCTCGGCCACCCCATCGGCGCCACCGGCACCCGCATCCTCGTCACGCTCCTCTACGAGATGATCCGCCGCGACGCCCGCCGGGGCCTCGCCACCCTCTGCGTCAGCGGCGGTCTGGGGATGGCGATGGCGATTGAGAGATAGCGGGGACGGGTGTCGCCCTGTGGAAAATTCGCGCCGGGAAACGACCTCTGAGGTCGTTATTTTCTTCAGAGGGGAAAAAATAACGACCTCAGAGGTCGTTTCCTCAAGGGCGAGTTTTCCACAGGGCGACACCCGTCCCCTTATAATTGCTAGGTCGTGAATATTGCAGTAATTGCGGGAGATGGGATTGGCAAGGATGTGACGGCTGAGGCCGTCAAGGTCCTGCGGGCTGTGAGTGAGGTGTCGGGCCGGTCGCTCGAGCTTGAGATGTTGCCGTGGAGCGCGGACCACTATCTGGCCACCGGCGTGACGCTCCCGCCGAACGGCTACGACATGCTGCGCGACGACTTCGATGCGATCCTGCTGGGCGCATTGGGCGATCCGCGCGTTGCCGACAACCGCCACGCGCGCGACATCCTTCTGGGGACGCGCTTCGAACTCGACCTCTACGTCAACTACCGCCCGGTCAAGCTGCTCAACGACGCCCTCTGTCCGCTGAAAGACCGCGGCCGCAAGGACGTGAACTTCGTCGTGTTTCGCGAGAACACCGAAGGCGTGTACGTCAGCATCGGCGGCCGCTTCAAGGCGGGGACCGACGATGAGGTGGCGATTCAGGAAGAGATCAACACGTTCAAGGGTGTGAACCGGATCATCCGGCACGCGTTTGAGTTTGCGGCCGCGCAGGGATTGACCAAGGTCTGCATGGCCGACAAGAGCAACGCCATGCAGCAGGGCCACGCGCTCTGGCAGCGCGTGTTCAAGCAAGTCGCGTCCGAGTATCCCGCGATCAAGGCCAGCCATATGTACATCGATGCGCTGGCGATGTTTCTGGTGAAGGACCCCGGCCAGTTCGAGGTGGTCGTCACCAACAACCTCTTTGGCGACATCGTGACCGACATCGGCGGTGCACTGCAGGGTGGGTTGGGCATGGCAGCGTCGGGCAACATTCATCCTGGCCGAACGTCCCTGTTTGAACCCGTGCACGGTTCCGCGCCTCCGCTCGCCGGCAAGAACATCGCGAATCCGATGGGGGCGATCCTGTCGTCGGCGCTGATGCTCGAGACTCTCGGCTGGTCCGAAGAGGCCCGCCGCATCGAGGCCGCCGTTGAGGCTGCGGTCGTCGCCGGCGAAACAACAACGGACATCGGCGGATCGCGGGGCACCTCGCAAGTGGGGGACTGGATCACTGGGGAACTTAGGAACTTAGGAACTTAGGAACTTAGGAAATTAGGAAATTAGGAACTGGGGAACTGGGTAGACATTTCGTAGCGCGGCCTGCACCTCAAGGCCGCGGGTTTTGATTAGGGATGGGAACTTATGACTGACGTATTGATTCTTGGCGGGGCGCGGACCCCGATGACTGATTACACGGGCTCGCTGAAAGACATTTCGGCTCTGGAACTGGGCGCGATTGCGGCGCGCGGCGCGTTTGAGAAAACCGGCGTCAAGCCGGAGTGGATTGAGCACGCGGTGGTCGGCAACGTGCTGCAGACCAGTAGTGATGCGATCTACGGCGCGCGCCACGTGGCGCTCAAGGCGGGTGTGCCCATCGAGGTGCCGGCGCTGACGGTCAACCGTCTGTGCGGGTCGGGCATCCAGGCTGCGGTGAGCGGCGCCCAATTGATTCAGCTTGGCGAGGCCGGCATGGTGCTGACGGGTGGCATCGAGAGCATGAGTCAGGCGCCCCACATCATGCGCGGATTGCGCACGGGACTTCGCCTCGGACAGGGCAAGCTTGAGGACTACCTCTACGAAGCGCTGCTCGATCCCTACTGCGGCCTCTTCATGGCTCAGACGGCCGAGAAGTGCGCGTCAAAGTACGGCATCAGCCGCGAGGATCAGGACGCGTACGCGATCCGGAGCCAGAAGGCCGCCGCGGCCGCCTGGGCCGAAGGGCGTTTCGCCGCTGAGATCACTCCAGTGGAGATCAAGTCGCGCAAGGGCGTGACCGTGATCGACAAAGACGATCATCTGCGGCCCGACACCACAATGGAGGGCCTCGCCAAACTGCCGGCGGCGTTCTCGAAGGAAGGCACGGTCACGGCCGGCAATGCGAGCGGCATCGTGGACGGCGGCGCCGCGCTCATCCTGTCGTCCGAAGCCGCGGCGAAAGACAAGGGACTGACGCCGTTGGGGCGTCTCGTGGCGTGGGCCAGCGTGGGTGTGGACCCGTCGTACATGGGCATGGGCCCCGTGCCTGCCACACACAAGGCGCTCGCGCGCGCCGGCATGACACTGGATCAGATCGACCTCATCGAAGTGAATGAGGCGTTTGCCGGTCAGTATCTCGCCGTGGAAAAAGACCTTGGTCTGGACCGCAACAAGACCAACGTCAACGGCGGCGCTATTGCGCTCGGCCATCCGCTGGGAATGACCGGCACGCGCCTGCTGCTGACGCTCACGCTCGAACTGGGCCGTCAGGGCAAGAAATACGGCCTCGCTACCGCCTGCATCGGCGGCGGACAGGGGATTGCGGCAATTGTGGAAAGATTTTAGGAAGTCGGGAGTAGAGTGATGGCGATCAAGACAGTTGGCGTGTTGGGTTGCGGTTTGATGGGTGGCGGCATTGCGCAGGTGTCGGCGGCCGCCGGGTTCAAGACCATCGTGCGCGAAGTGAATCAGGCTGCGCTCGACAAGGGCATGGCGCGGATCAAGAAGTTTCTGGATGGGGGCGTTGAGAAGGGCAAGATGACCGCCGAGCAGCGCGACGCCGTGCTGGGCAACCTCTCGGGCACCACCGACTTCGCGGCCATGAAAGACTGCGACCTCATCATCGAGGCCATCATCGAAAACGTTGACGTGAAGACGGAAGCCTTCAAGGCGCTTGAGCAGGTGGTGGGCGCGCACACGATCTTCGCGTCGAACACCTCCTCGCTGTGCATCATGGAACTGGCGGCCAGGACGAGCCGTCCTGACAGGTTCGGCGGCCTGCACTTCTTCAACCCGGTGCCGCTGATGAAACTGGTGGAGGTCATTCGCGCCCTCACCACGTCGGACGACACCTACAAGACCCTGTTTGATTTCGCGGTGGCGATTGGCAAGGAACCGGTCACGGCGCCCGACAAGTCGGGCTTCATCGTGAACCGCCTGCTGGTGCCGTATCTGCTGGATGCGATTCGCTGCTACGAACGCGGGCTGGGCACCAAGGAAGATATCGACAACGCGATGAAACTCGGATGCGGCTACCCAATGGGACCGCTCACGCTGCTCGACTTCGTGGGCCTCGACACCACGTACTACATCGCGAACATCATGTTCGATGAGTACAAGGACCCGATGTTCGCCGCGCCGCCGCTGCTCAAGCGCATGGTGCTGGCCGGCAAACACGGCCGCAAGTCAGGCGAAGGCTTCTATAAGTACTGACGCTGCGATTGAGGATTGAGGATTGAGCGATTGAGGATCGGGATTTTGATGGCGGATTTTAGGATTCTTGATCGGGATTGACGGATTGACGGATTGACGGATTTGGGAATCGTCCGATTGATCGATTGACGAGATTGGGGACCCCGGGACTTCGGGACCCCAGGACCCCGAACTCTGGACCCTGGACTCTGGACCCTGGACTTGTATGGAAGAGCTTGTTCGCGAACTGCTGAGCCAGTTGGGTGAAGACCCGGCGCGTGATGGACTGCGGGAGACGCCGCGGCGGGTGGCGAAGTCTCTTCGGTTCCTGACCAGCGGCTACAAGGTGGATCTGTCCACGATCGTCAATAACGCGCTCTTTGACGTCGAGTACAGCGAGATGGTCATCGTCCGCGACATCGACTTTTACAGTTTGTGCGAGCACCACCTGCTGCCGTTTTTCGGCAAGTGCCACGTCGCGTACCTGCCGTCGAAGAAGGTGATCGGTCTCTCGAAACTACCCAGGATCGTCGACATGTTCGCCCGCCGCCTCCAGGTGCAGGAGCGATTGACGATGCAGGTGGCTGAGACGATTGCGGAAGTCACGCAGCCGCTGGGTGTGGCGGTGGTGATGGAGGCCACGCACTTGTGCATGGCCATGCGCGGCGTGGAGAAACAGAACTCCGTCACGGTCACGAGTGCGATGCTGGGTGTGTTCCGCGAAGATGCCCGCACACGCAGCGAGTTCCTTGAGCTGATCCGCCACCGCGGCAAGATCGCCGGCGAGTAGTCCCGCCCTCTCCGTTCGTCAACAGGCCTTCACCATGAAGGTCCATGAAGATCCATGAAGTCTGATGAACCGATGTCACGCAGTCAGAAGCGCGTGGTTGGGGGCCCGGCTACGCCGGGGCCGCGGGATCGGAGGGAAGTCGCAAACGAACGCAGGCGAAAACCAAACGACCTCTGAGGTAATTTCCGGAAACTGCCGGCGGTAATTACCTCAGGGGTCGTTTTGCGCCGTGCCTGCGTTCGTTTGTGACTTCCCTCCGATTCCGCGTGCCGCCGAAGGCGGCACCCAACCGCGCGCCTTCATGGAGCTTCATGCGCTTCATGGTGGAAGTCCTGGCTCTACTCCCGGTCCATGAATTTTTTCCACGCGGCCACCTGATCGGCGGCGGGGCCGCCGGCCTTGTCGTACAGGGCCGCGTAGCGGTTGAAGCGATCGCGGTCGGCGGCCACTGACTCCACCGTGGCATTCAGAGAGCGGGTCTCAAACAACATCCGCAAGGCGAGCAGCAGGCGTTCGTGGTCGTCGGGATGGCGCTCCACGAACGGGCCCAGAGTGCGTACGGCTTCGGCCGGCTGGCCCGAGAGCGCCTGCGCAGTGCCGAGGCGCACGAGAAAGTCCTCGCTCTGGGGCCACAGGCGCGCCGCGTCCGCGAGTACCTCGAGCGCGAGCCGGACATCGCGCGAGCGCAGAAGCGCATCGATGAGCGTCGTGTAGATCCAGGGGGCGCGCACATCGGCGATGAGGCCGCTGCGCCAGGCGATTGCCGCTTCGCGGTCGCGGCCGGCGGAGGCGTAACACGCGCCCAGGTAGTACGCGGCCGGCAGGAAGTCGGGGGCGGCGGCGAGTGACGCCGCAAAGTCCTGCGACGCGCGGTCGAGTTCGCCGCGCGCCAATGCCGCCAGTCCCGTGAAGAACGGCGCCGCGTAGTGCGAGACGCCTGCGCGTTCCACCACGGCCTGCGCGGCATCGAAGCGGCCGGCGCGTGAGAGGCCCAGCGCAGGCACCAGCGCCTCGGGCAACGGGGGAAGGCCGGCGGGTTGCAGTCGATCGAGGAAGAAGCCGACGGCCGGACGCGACAGGATCTCGGCGCGGTTGAAGGCGTCGATGCGCGCCGAAAACGTTGCGGCCGGCGGAGCAGGCGAGGAGGGCCGCGTGTTGCCCCTGGCGAGAGTGAAGGGCCGCACCACGGTGCCAATCGGTCGGCCGCTGGAGGCCAGTACGAGGCGCGCGACGTACTCGCCATCTGGCAGCAGCGCCACCGGTACCCCAGCTTCAACCGTCCGCTGTCCCTGAATTTCAGACCCAATGAGGCGCATCGGCGCGCTCTCAAGGGCGCGGCCGGCCTCATCGCGCGCCACTTCGAGCGTCACGGATGCATTCTGCAACTGCGGTTCGGCCGCCGAGTACAGTTCCGCGTACGCGACGAGGGTGTTGGTGGTGACGCGGCCGTTGACGACGGGAGACACCACTCGCCCTGCCGCAGGGGGTTCCGCCAGCATCACGTCGCTCAGTCGCAGTTGCCCGACGGACGTGACGCGTGCCTCGAAGCTGTGTTCCACCGTCGCCCGACGGCCTTCGTCATCAACGGCCGCCACCGTAAGGCTGTACACGCCGGGATCGAGCAGCACCGCGCCGGCAAACGTCTGGGGCTGGCCTGCGGCGGCGGGGGTGGAGAGAGCGATGCGTTGCTCGTCCTGAATGGACACGACTCGGCCGGTGGTATCGGTCACGAACCAGGCGAGCGAGAAGTCGCCTTCCCGGTTGAACGCACGGTCCATCGTCACGGCCACGAGCACTTTGACGCGGCCCGTCGCGACGTCCTGATAGTGATACGTCGTGGCGTTGATGGTGAAGTCCGTGAGTCCGAGGGGCGACTTCAGTGCCTCCACCAGATGATCCGCCCTGGTGCGGGGCCGTTCGGCTTCCACAGAAAATTCGCGCCGCGCACGCAGGCGCACGTCCTTGCGCGACGTTTTCACATCGATGCGGTGCGGGCGGCCGTCGCGGTCACCGGGCAGCGGCGCGAAGCTCAGCAGGTAATAGCCCGACAATTCGAGGTCGAGGCGCGAGAACACTGCCCCGGCATTCACGGCGACCGGGAAGACGCTGCCGCGAGCCTCGCCGACGAGCCGGTCAAGGCCGTCCTTCATCAAGTCGCGATCCGCACCGCGCGTGGGGGAGATGCGGGAACTCCCGGCATCAAACACATCGTTGCTGAGACGCAGCGCGTACAGCGTGGCTTGTGCTCGAGCCGCCTGGGGACCCACCCATGCCACTTCGCTCCCCGCGTCGCGGTCCAGGACCAGACCTTCGGTGACCATGACCACGGTCTTGGAATCCGGCGTCGCGGCGAGATGGTCGAACAGACCCCGCAGTGACGTGAGGCTCCGCGTGGTGCGGGCCCGCGTGGCGGAGAAGACCTGGCGCGCCTCGGCTTCCACCATGCGCCGGCAGGTGGTCAGCGACGCCGCAGTGTTTTCGCCGGCGCACTCCCGCTCGAATACGGCCTCGAGCAACGAGCCGGGGACGACACCGGTCGGCGAATCCACGCTCGGCGGGCGGTCCAGAATTTCGTAGGCTTCGGCGATGCCCACCCGCGAAGAGGAGTCCGAGTCGAGCGTCTGACCCGAGGCGCGTTCGAGCAGGCGCAGGACCAGCGCATGGTTGCTGGTGAATCCGGTGACCGGTCCCGTGCCAGGGATCAGGTACAGCGCGATGCGGTCCGCCCTGTCGAGGCGCCGCACAAACTCGGCCGCGGCCGCGAACGCCGCCTTGGCGCCGCCCCGCGCGATGTGAGCCTCGTCGATCACGAGGGCGATCAGTCTGCCCGGGCGTTGCCCGGCGTTTGTGCTGAACGTGGCCCGGTCGGGCGGCGCGTCTCCGAGCCGTTCGGTGGAGATGTAGCTGGCCGAGGCCACCGCCCGCGGTTTGCCATCCACGGTCAGGGTGAAGTCGGCGGCGGTCAGGTCGTTCACGGG is a window encoding:
- a CDS encoding ABC transporter ATP-binding protein gives rise to the protein MADTPPAVILDRVTVIYGKNRALRDVSAVFPAGAVGLLGPNGAGKSTMLKALLGFIEPTSGRLEVLGMNVAEKPLEVRARLGYMPETDGHIPGMNAVTFVAYCAQLAGLPKADAMQRAHETLFYVGLGEARYRNLETYSTGMKQRIKLAQALVHDPDLVFLDEPTNGMDPKGREEMLELIRDIAHNKGINLILSSHLLPDVEYTCDHVVVLDKGTVATFGPIEELKGPSGRVYEVRVKGDLAPFIVALHAVGMECRETDEDVMRVFVPGALTRPGGDQQNICAVAGQVRVQVRHLKTSLPTLEDVFARAIGEL
- a CDS encoding ABC transporter ATP-binding protein translates to MVAADHLSKWYGQVIGLNDVTVSVPPGITGLLGPNGAGKSTFMKLITGQLRPSKGEVTVLGEPIWKNPKLYFRVGFCPEQDAFYERMTGLEWVSALVRLNGYSEKEAGQAAEAALTSVDLMEAANKKIGAYSKGMRQRVKLAQAIVHDPEMLILDEPLSGMDPLARRRTMKMIREWARQGKSVLVSSHILHEVESMTSNILLINNGRILAEGNVHQIRDLIDTHPHTVYVKAADPRGLAREFLSRADVISMRFEPGAVIVETGKPDEFYSRLTELVAEGACGAVEEVSSPDDNLQAVFKYLVKQ
- a CDS encoding ABC transporter permease subunit, which encodes MQTAPPRQAPGFVSASLRVFELSLGEMLWSRRTIFMGLVVGLPVVLALVVRLFDLAGVSGVRVNNMAVDGPAVFGLIIWAFFVRFSIPVLGVFYGTSLIADEVEDKTITYLFSRPISRQAVLYGKYLAYLVCTVMVVLPSIVLVWLLVIPMGGSLGGNFIDLVKDLAIVATGLAVYGAVFAFIGAKFKRPLLVGLVFVFGWEPVVLALPGYMKQFSVAYYLQGFVPHAMPNDSFASLVQSIFRETPALGTSLVTLGLIEVVFLYFAARIVANREYVLEQ
- a CDS encoding gamma-glutamylcyclotransferase; this encodes MKTCVFFYGTLMAGFDRRRRAGIDDRLTYLGRGWVKGNLYDLGLYPAAVPAEGGRIWGELYETDAPEPVLAALDALEGYHHGDPDRSLYQRQMVAVTLPQGATVDSWVYFYNAPIGQASRIPSGDYLEHFKHR
- a CDS encoding acetyl-CoA C-acetyltransferase; translated protein: MSVVIVGAARTPIGRYGGTLRQTHPADLGARAAKAALERANVPPGDVDEAMFGHGRQAGSGPNPARQVCQRAGLPFTVPAQTINQACASGMQTVALGAQAILLGQSRIVLAGGIESMSRMPYLVDAEDARWGHKMGNFTLVDAMYRDGFRCSLSGLIMGETAELLARQYGITREESDAFALESQRKAEAAIGAGRFKDEMTSAPGQDAKGKPVELEADEHPRAGVTLEMLGKLPLVFPTVEGQTGIITAGSSSGITDGGAAVVLAHADEAKQRGLKPLARIVGWATAGVDPRIMGIGPVPAVRRLFAQTGLTMDDFDLVEINEAFAPQVLAVLKDMPVPADRLNVNGGAIALGHPIGATGTRILVTLLYEMIRRDARRGLATLCVSGGLGMAMAIER
- a CDS encoding isocitrate/isopropylmalate dehydrogenase family protein gives rise to the protein MNIAVIAGDGIGKDVTAEAVKVLRAVSEVSGRSLELEMLPWSADHYLATGVTLPPNGYDMLRDDFDAILLGALGDPRVADNRHARDILLGTRFELDLYVNYRPVKLLNDALCPLKDRGRKDVNFVVFRENTEGVYVSIGGRFKAGTDDEVAIQEEINTFKGVNRIIRHAFEFAAAQGLTKVCMADKSNAMQQGHALWQRVFKQVASEYPAIKASHMYIDALAMFLVKDPGQFEVVVTNNLFGDIVTDIGGALQGGLGMAASGNIHPGRTSLFEPVHGSAPPLAGKNIANPMGAILSSALMLETLGWSEEARRIEAAVEAAVVAGETTTDIGGSRGTSQVGDWITGELRNLGT